A genome region from Arthrobacter agilis includes the following:
- a CDS encoding ABC transporter ATP-binding protein has protein sequence MDEFEGDSVVKVTDLVAGYLPGVNILNGCSIEARRGELIGIIGPNGAGKSTLLKAMFGLVKVHSGTVVVRGQDLTGLKANKLVSRGVGFVPQNNNVFGTLTIEENLQMGMYQRPKDFKERFDFVASLFPELGKRRAQRAGSLSGGERQMVAMGRALMMDPAVLLLDEPSAGLSPVKQDETFLRVHEINRAGVSVIMVEQNARRCLQICDRAYVLDQGKDAYTGTGRELMKDPKVIQLYLGTLADTA, from the coding sequence ATGGACGAATTCGAGGGCGACTCCGTCGTCAAGGTCACGGACCTCGTCGCCGGGTACCTCCCGGGCGTGAACATCCTGAACGGCTGCAGCATCGAGGCACGCCGCGGCGAGCTCATCGGGATCATCGGGCCGAACGGGGCCGGCAAGTCCACGCTCCTGAAGGCGATGTTCGGCCTGGTGAAGGTCCACTCGGGCACCGTCGTGGTGCGCGGACAGGACCTCACGGGCCTGAAGGCCAACAAGCTGGTCAGCCGGGGTGTGGGGTTCGTGCCGCAGAACAACAACGTCTTCGGCACGCTGACCATCGAGGAGAACCTCCAGATGGGCATGTACCAGCGGCCCAAGGACTTCAAGGAGCGCTTCGACTTCGTCGCGAGCCTCTTCCCCGAGCTGGGCAAGCGGCGGGCGCAGCGCGCCGGTTCGCTCTCCGGCGGCGAACGGCAGATGGTCGCCATGGGGCGGGCCCTCATGATGGATCCCGCCGTGCTGCTGCTCGACGAGCCGTCGGCGGGCCTCTCCCCCGTGAAGCAGGACGAGACGTTCCTGCGCGTCCACGAGATCAACCGGGCCGGTGTCTCGGTGATCATGGTGGAGCAGAACGCCCGGCGCTGCCTGCAGATCTGCGACCGCGCCTACGTGCTGGACCAGGGCAAGGACGCGTACACGGGGACCGGCCGCGAGCTGATGAAGGATCCGAAGGTCATCCAGCTCTACCTGGGGACCCTCGCCGACACCGCCTGA